A window of Daucus carota subsp. sativus chromosome 2, DH1 v3.0, whole genome shotgun sequence genomic DNA:
TGTTTTTCGATGTTTAATTTGTTAAAAGGTGAGATTTGTTGTTTCCCAATTAGTTGGACTCGATAGTTTTCGTGTAATTTTGCTTCTATCCAAATGGAAGTTTCTGTCATATTGGTCTCCAGTTCTATTCATCCTGGTTGTGTATTAAGTTAATAATAACGATTGACGAAATAAGGGTAGCAAAACTTCAAAGTCATGAGTCCACATAACACAGATAAGCATCAAGCCACCTGTAGTATAATGCTTGCAAGGTGTTGCCGACACAAAAAATACAAGTGGCTTGTTAACATCGAGCCTTTGGACAAACCGCGTACTCCCACGCCCACTTCATGTCTAATCAGATACGGGGTTTTTCCGCGATGGATTGTGGGAACAAATTTTCCGTGTGTTTTTATATAGTTGAATGAAggaataatttttttgtgaattttcataTAGCGGAAAGATGGAACAGTAAGATGTATAAAGCGTCGATAAGTAGTGTAGTcttttatattcatataaaaaaaatcaaatatcatATATTTCATCGATAAAAAGTATAAAGCATCGATAAGCAGCTTCGTCCTTTATATTCATATAAGAAAATCAAGTATAGTGTATTTCATGGATGAGATCACTGTACGAAAGTATTTGTTGAAACTTGTCAGATATCCACTTATTTTGCAAAACATTAAAATCTGTTTTTCTTTCCGTTCTCCTTATCATTTGTCATCTCCGAAATTAAGATTATTAGTGTTCCAAAAATCTTTAATTCACTGAAAAAAATTCGATTATTTCTTagaaagaaaaattaataaGTTACCAGCTTTATCCAAAAAAatctttgatgaattttctatgaATTCTGAATCGACTGATCAACCGACTAGTTCTGATTCCTTAAATCTACAACCATGActtaagcatatatatatatatatgcaaaattatacatttcttattttatttctaaCGTATCTCGTTCCAACGCTCATTGCATACTTGGTAGAACGAATATAACGAAGATCCAATATTTAagaactattaaaaaaaaaatagacctacaaattttataagaaaatgacAAGTAGAAATATAGGTGATcaattaattgaaaaaaaatgaacaaaGTGTCCAGAATTCACGAGTCGGCAGCGACAAATGTCCATTTCTATTCGTTTCATAACGTATTTCCCAGCTGCTTCGCTGAGTTAAATTTCTTATCCTCACTCCAACGGCTATTTTTAGTGCCGGCAATATCCTTTATATAGACACCCATTACACACGTCTCCAATCAAGATTACACACGCTCTCGTTCATCCACAAATAAACACATTACCACACATACAAGCCAGTGGCAGGCCAGTCAAGTAGGCACGTACAGGGGCGGAACTAGTAAGAGGCATCATATTATAAATTCCATAACACGAACACGACACGCATGCATATTAGTGTCCATAATTGAGAATGGAGTGCTTGGTTCTGCCAGTTTCTTTACTGAGACGGCAGTGCATTCGGACGCGGCTAGGCTACCGGGAGCTGAAAGGCGGAGGTTTCGGGACGTCGGATGATCCGGTGAGGGTGGTGGTGGGGAAGGAGAGGAGGGAGTTCTGGGTGGATCCGTTTGTTTTGGAGGAAAACCCGTTTAGAGTTTTGATTGAATTGGTGAATAGAAATGAGGGGAGGGGGAGCAAGAAGAGAGTGTTGTTTGTGGATGTGGATGCTATATTGTTTGAGCACATGTTGTGGCTCATGCACAATGATTCTTCTTCTTTGTTTCAGCTCAATCTGAAAGAAGTTGTTGATTTCTATGCTCAAGATTTTTGAGTTTTTATTTGGGTCTAGTTGGTTAGCTACAAAAATAATTGTTACCGGATCAAATATAGCCATGTTAAATTTAGGAGTCTCTGGTTTGTAAAGTTTATATTGTTGAATCTGATTATTGAGTAACTGATTCTATTGAGAGTTAACTGGATCATCGACTGTTCCGTCAATTTTAGTGAACAGTTAAGTATGATGATCTGAGAGCAAGGACGGATCTAGGATTTCAAACTCACCGACAaagattatattttgatttggggTTCTTTGATATGGGGTGAggtgtttgttttgtaaaaagGGGATGAAAAACAGAGGAGGGAGGAGCTCTGTTTTGTTTGTGCAACTCTGCTCTCTTGCTTTACTTCGAAAATAATATTGCAGCTCTGTTTTGTTTGTGCTGGGATATTTCAATTACAAATTCATGCTTCAAGGGACAAATTGGAATTTTCGCAAGGAttatttgtattgtatttttttttaaagataaatcTAAGATGGTTCTGTTcaaatttttggaaaatatatttcccacataatattattcattcaCTGTTCACATAACTCGTTTCACAATCAATTAGATGCTTTATATTCGAATTTGTCAAATGACCTTTAAATCCAGGATTGCTCCTCCCTCGTAGGATGTGTATTTTCCCGCCGGCCGCCACGCCAAACTCCGATATTAACATCACAGTGTTAAGATCGGAAAATTGAGAATTTTGTCAGGTACACATCGAAGAttgaagaaaatttaaaaaaataattggtgAGAGGGATAGGTTATGTGATTTGTCTCTCACTATCTTAATCTATTCGAAATTTCCCGACCTAAATAGAGGAAAGAAAGAgcgaaaattatattatattatctttaggTACGTTTACAACTCAACTTTTACGATTATTTATAAAGTCCGGTAACTGCACGAAGTTAAAAGCAAAATACAAGAAATTGGAGGATCAAAATTACGTTATACGAGCACAATTGGATAGCTCCGGTGATTAGGGTATATCCTTTGTTGACCCAAGTCTTACGTTCGACCCTGACTCATATCGAGAAAATCTGAGAGCTGATACTCAAATTGCAAGACTATAATTcatattagtaaaaaaaaaaattatgctaTACATACTCCAGCACATCCACTTGTAACATCCGGAGAAATATTCCCTTCATACTTATCCTTAAAATGAAATTAGAAAGATGTATAGTTAATCTGGACTTGATCTTACTAAATATACACAAATTCCTTTTCCGTTTTGTTCTCCACTTGCTGcctgaaaaaacaaaattttacattcGAGATACAATGATTTTAAGTCTTATGCAATATGATCAAGCAGTGTCTGTATTAAGCTTCACTAGTAGGCGGGTTTAACCCGTTTAAATCCTGGTTGATGAACCATGTCCTGATAAATTAACTTCTATGTTTAACTTCAACAAGAACTGTCAAATCATCACAAAACTACAATGACTGAAGGCTAGACAGACACGACACACCACAATCTAAAGTTTATAATGCTGCTAATTCAGTTTTCTTTTCCTCCAGAAGCTTCAACTCTTTGCACCAGTCCTCCAACTTTGCCAGCTTTTCCAATTGTTCTGGTTTTAGTTCTTGAACATTTTTCTCCTTGAGGGCTTCTGCCAGGCGTAACTGGAACAAAAACAAAAGGACTCCAATCAAAAACATCTCTCATTTTTGAAAGTGGGGAAGATTTAgtaaattaacaaataatttaaaacttcTTTAGGCGTAATTTACAAAACTTATCCATCATGTAAATGGTATATTCATCTTTTTGCCAAGGGTAAATTAACATTTCAAGGTTGATGCGCAATGCTAAAGCTGCATGGATTGTATATGGTTCTTAAATCTTTTCGAAGAACTGCCATCACTTCTAGGATTTTCTACATTCTGGTTAAAAAGCATGAACAATTCGTCTTATGTACTCAAATATGTCCTCTCAACAATCTtacaacatatatatgtatcaaCTACAAGCTGGTCAACTACATTAATATCATGTCAAATAAATTTTGACGAGTATTCAGGCAAAGTAACACATAGACCTATATAAGAAAATTGCCCAATCCTTTAAGGATCAATGTATTCCAAGTGCTCACCACATTATTCCAGATCTACCATTGCGTAAATATGACATTGATGCACAGTTGCACACTAATTATttaatgtaaaataaaattctttGCCAGAGAAACAACAATCATGATGCAACTTACAGGAATCTAGTCCCTGTATATGTACATCTGACAACAATGATTTACAAAATGGGAACTGCAATATTAATTGGGTCCATTGTACAAGTATTAATGGCATCAGGGATTTAAAAACACTTGTGGCCTTGTAAATATAACCAATTAACGTTGCGACAGAGAAATAAGTTCCACATAGTCCAATAGACAACAAACAGTCCATGTGTGACTTAATTTTATACCAAGAGCCAAGAAACATGTGAGCTATGATTGAAGATGGAAAATGTGCAGAAAAGAAGCAATGCTTGCACTAAAACTAGAAAACAAGGGAAGTGCACAATTAAATTAAAGTTGCACATAcacaaaaatgtatataattaaaatgaggATGTCAAGAGTAGGTGTTGCATGCATGAAGTATTTACCTTCTTTCTTAAAGCTCGAATTTTTTTATCGATATCAGGAACAGGATCCTGTGAACCCAAATGCTCTCCTGAATTTGACGGAGCAATAGCTGCAGAAGAATTTGTAGCAATATTTAAATCATTCAACTCCGAGGTGACCACATCAACAGCTGGCACTTTAATTACATCATCACCAGATGCAACTTTGTCATTGTTCAAATTCTTATCAACAGCGGCCTGCTAgattaacatgtaaaataaaatatcaggTATAAGCGCAACTTGCGAAGTAATGTTCACATAAAAGTGATTCTTTGTACACCAAGTATCCTCAActtctatattatataaataactacacaacatttgaaaattttaaacagCACTAGTTAACCCTTTCGTACATTTATTGTTTTTCATAACATATCGATCCTATTTCCCAATTGAGTTTTATTAAATTAGCGCACCATtataagattaaaaataataaatatatttttattaaaatataatcataaatttCAATTAACGAATCAGAAACGAGATTAAATACTTTTTTCTGTCAAATATCACTGaatattatgaaatattataacatgATTCTACTGTAGAACAAAAATTATCCATAATTATTCTACTTTaaaaccaaatttaaaaatcaagttTTTTTCCAAGTTACTaaggttaattttttttaaagtttgtaTATCATCGTGCTCTACATTAggattatattttatgttttgtgAAAGAATGAGTGCACTATGGAAGGTTGgcacatatatgtgtgtgtgtgtgttagatTCGATTGATAAGTATCATACATCAATTCCAAATTTTATTAAcctaatacaaaattatttgAAGATTTGACATTATTCGAGTCCAGTGATGACTATATGTGGCTCCACCGTGTTCATTTTATTACTAGTGTTGAGAAAGGCGTAGACTTGGTGAAAGCACAAGAGTTGTTTTTAAGGTGCCACAAGTGATAACAGATACCAAAGTGTGTCCTTTTGCTATTAAAACTAGAACTAGTGAAAAGCATttaagtatatgtatatataccgTTAGAAAAATTAGTTGCTTTGAATAgctaacaaattaaaaaaatgtcgcttagtttcaaaaaaaaattgaaataggtCATTACTCATTAGACATTAATTAACTAAATTTAACAACTAAAATGCTTTAAAGTTGTTAAGCATGACAAAGGGCGTCAAATACGTACTCTTCATTATCTATGTCTAAGGAGTGAAAAAGGCTGCAGAGATGGCATTTAACTAGTGTGTGGGTGTGTGCGCGCAAGTGAGAGAAAAAAGAGGGTATACTTGTATTCGCTTTTCCTTCTTCCTTTCATTTCTTTTGGCAGACTTGGTCTTTGGTTTAGCATCCAATGCTGGGTCGCAACCTGGCGGCATTCCTTCAAGCGACTCCATCTCCTTCTTCCACTGTCCTCATcataaacataaaaaagaaaGACATAAGTTCAGTGTAGAACCAAGAACCTAAGAACGCCTAATCCGAACcctattaattatatacaaaccgAACCCATTTTACATAAGTTGAAAACAGTAGTAATTTACAGTTTCTTCCACAAATGTCATCAGCCTGAAATTATATAAACCAAGGCCAGAATTCAACACAACAGCAATACACACACTACCCTCGGTAATTATTCGACATTTCGACACACTTGTTATCACAAACACAAAAAGCCTTAAACTTTACAATTCACACCATCCCCAAACCACAATTTGAACATattacaacaataattcaaaaattaaaaaagaggGTTAGTAGAAGAAGCAAGAAATACTTACAAGGGCACCTTTGGATTGATAAATAGCGACTTCATCTTGAGGAACATAGCCAGCCCTAATTCTAATGGGCTTTCGGAGTGTACCGTCGGGTCGTCGGGTCGGGCCGAGAATCCTCTCTCCTTCTTTTAGGGTTTTACCCACTTCTGCTGCTAAGTTGTTCCCTTGATCCATGGCCATCTTCTTCCAATTGGATTTCACTTCTTGCAGAGCAATTATTAAGCACAAACAATGGTGGTGGTATCTTTGTTGATGTTCCTTTTCTTACAATCCTAACACTACCATTCAAATGACCCAGACTactttactttttttatttatatttaataaagtacatatatttcaattttttgaacAAATAGTACATATAGTTCATaactatattaaatataaaaaattagttacTCTTTATGTCATGTAGGTTAGGTTGTATattaatactcttataaaatataattttaataatttttttctagataaaattttaaatttaaatacttataaaaaaaattaaataaattatgaaattatattttatatacatcttaaaatacgtgtcaaacaataaaaatattgtaaaaattaataagaacaaagtaaatattatataattataatactaTTTACGCAGAGAAAAGTTTTTTGGGTCCATATTTAGTGGTTTTCATCAtaacttttctattttataatattttaactacCCGTCAACCTGAAGATTATCTTCTATTCTGTAATCTACAAGTATAataattagttttataaattgcaGGATACTATTAGA
This region includes:
- the LOC108207358 gene encoding auxin-responsive protein SAUR76; protein product: MECLVLPVSLLRRQCIRTRLGYRELKGGGFGTSDDPVRVVVGKERREFWVDPFVLEENPFRVLIELVNRNEGRGSKKRVLFVDVDAILFEHMLWLMHNDSSSLFQLNLKEVVDFYAQDF
- the LOC108206623 gene encoding partner of Y14 and mago isoform X2, which produces MAMDQGNNLAAEVGKTLKEGERILGPTRRPDGTLRKPIRIRAGYVPQDEVAIYQSKGALWKKEMESLEGMPPGCDPALDAKPKTKSAKRNERKKEKRIQAAVDKNLNNDKVASGDDVIKVPAVDVVTSELNDLNIATNSSAAIAPSNSGEHLGSQDPVPDIDKKIRALRKKLRLAEALKEKNVQELKPEQLEKLAKLEDWCKELKLLEEKKTELAAL
- the LOC108206623 gene encoding partner of Y14 and mago isoform X1, with the protein product MAMDQGNNLAAEVGKTLKEGERILGPTRRPDGTLRKPIRIRAGYVPQDEVAIYQSKGALWKKEMESLEGMPPGCDPALDAKPKTKSAKRNERKKEKRIQQAAVDKNLNNDKVASGDDVIKVPAVDVVTSELNDLNIATNSSAAIAPSNSGEHLGSQDPVPDIDKKIRALRKKLRLAEALKEKNVQELKPEQLEKLAKLEDWCKELKLLEEKKTELAAL